From a single Oreochromis niloticus isolate F11D_XX linkage group LG4, O_niloticus_UMD_NMBU, whole genome shotgun sequence genomic region:
- the nubp1 gene encoding cytosolic Fe-S cluster assembly factor nubp1 codes for MADVPENAPEHCPGTTSEQAGKSASCQGCPNQKLCASGATKAPDPAIAEIGEKLSTVKHKILVLSGKGGVGKSTFSAHLAHALASDNTKEIALLDVDICGPSIPRIMGLEGEQVHQSGSGWSPVYVDDNLAVMSIGFLLSSPDDAVIWRGPKKNGMIKQFLRDVDWGDLDYLIVDTPPGTSDEHLSIVQYLSSTQVDGAIIITTPQEVSLQDVRKEIRFCQKVKLPIIGVVENMSGFVCPKCKNTSQIFPPTTGGAEKMCADLKLPLLGKVPLDPRIARSCDEGKSFLSEVPDSPAAEVYQKIVKTIQDYCSNRVTEEQNTT; via the exons ATGGCAGACGTACCAGAAAATGCCCCAGAGC ACTGTCCGGGTACAACAAGTGAGCAAGCCGGCAAGTCTGCATCATGCCAGGGCTGTCCCAACCAGAAACTCTGTGCCTCTGGAGCCACAAAAGCCCCCGACCCTG CTATAGCAGAGATAGGAGAGAAGCTGTCAACAGTCAAACACAAGATCCTCGTGTTGTCTGGAAAAGGAGGCGTGGGGAAGAGCACCTTTAGCGCTCACTTGGCCCACGCTCTGGCAAGTGACAACACAAAGGAG ATTGCCCTGCTTGATGTAGACATCTGTGGTCCATCCATTCCAAGGATCATGGGTTTAGAGGGAGAGCAA GTTCACCAGAGTGGCTCTGGATGGTCCCCTGTG TATGTGGACGACAACCTGGCAGTCATGTCTATTGGCTTCCTGCTAAGTAGCCCTGATGATGCTGTGATCTGGAGAGGACCCAAGAAAAATG GGATGATTAAGCAGTTTTTAAGGGACGTGGACTGGGGGGACCTGGATTACCTCATCGTAGACACTCCACCCGGCACCTCTGACGAACACCTGTCAATCGTCCAGTACCTAAGCTCCACCCAAGTTGATGGagccatcatcatcaccacgcCACAG GAGGTCTCGTTACAGGACGTGCGAAAGGAGATCCGATTCTGTCAGAAGGTTAAGCTGCCGATCATCGGGGTGGTGGAGAACATGAGCGGCTTTGTCTGCCCTAAATGCAAG AACACGTCACAGATCTTCCCTCCCACAACCGGGGGAGCTGAGAAAATGTGTGCAGACCTCAAACTACCCCTGTTAGGAAAGGTGCCTCTAGATCCCAGGATAGCACGGAGCTGCGACGAGGGCAAGTCTTTCCTGAGCGAGGTGCCCGACTCCCCcgctgcggaagtctaccagaAAATTGTGAAAA CCATCCAGGATTACTGCTCCAACAGGGTAACAGAGGAGCAAAACACAACCTGA